Proteins from one Thermococcus sp. M36 genomic window:
- a CDS encoding amylo-alpha-1,6-glucosidase has protein sequence MKTILAGNGAFVLTDREGNMRSHYDGLYFLDTRFVRRAVLRVSPGLEFFGASATFRKAVSHFSTSGKAVLLRRRRLDGFYEEEISIYNASDDELTVELEYTYEAPLEDIFQVRGFMGLKGEKTTLPAGGLHSRGGRSLRVETNMEREGNSLKAAVRLPPFSKKTLYVRFIPEIRGKVRGLLGERKPPLRNPVFTGSIALDDVFERAVANIYALTLYTTYGPVPLAGIPYFMCPFGRDAIITSLFLLPYYPEYAAGTLKLFGGLQGKKNDPRSEEEPGKIPHEFRLGELAQSGRIPFAPYYGTVDATPLYVALAGEYLRWTGDKALIEEIRPNITRAVEWILSKLKSGYITYIPGILSNKGWKDSKDAIVDENGRPAKPPIALVEVQGYAYWALRLAGEFELTDFDSKTLLREAERLRKRFNRDFWVDGYYTLALDGDDKPLRVVSSNMGHLLITGIAERENELAERLFQQDMLSRYGIRTLSSKERAYNPFSYHRGSVWPHDNALIALGLARVGRVDLAKELVDRIFAAAKLMPEKELPELYSGLDELVPVPRANSPQAWSAASVFALVTASLGMEAGDELTVKPAEGVNILVRAVAFRGRKYLIRANGGVEIEPV, from the coding sequence ATGAAGACGATACTGGCCGGAAACGGGGCATTCGTGCTCACGGACAGAGAGGGGAACATGAGGAGCCACTACGACGGCCTCTACTTCCTCGACACACGCTTTGTCAGGAGGGCCGTCCTCAGGGTGTCCCCAGGACTGGAGTTCTTTGGGGCTTCGGCAACGTTCAGGAAGGCCGTTTCCCACTTTTCAACCTCAGGAAAAGCCGTTCTCCTAAGGCGAAGAAGACTCGATGGCTTTTATGAGGAGGAGATTTCGATATACAACGCTTCTGACGACGAATTGACCGTCGAGCTTGAGTACACCTACGAGGCGCCCCTTGAGGACATATTCCAGGTTAGGGGCTTCATGGGGCTGAAGGGAGAAAAAACCACCCTGCCGGCTGGGGGACTGCACTCAAGGGGAGGGCGGAGCCTCAGGGTAGAGACCAATATGGAGCGGGAAGGGAACTCCCTAAAGGCAGCGGTAAGATTACCCCCCTTCTCCAAGAAGACCCTCTACGTCCGCTTCATCCCAGAGATTCGGGGAAAGGTGCGAGGACTGCTCGGTGAGAGGAAACCCCCCCTCAGAAATCCCGTCTTCACAGGGTCAATAGCACTTGACGACGTCTTCGAGAGAGCCGTGGCGAACATTTACGCCCTGACCCTCTACACTACCTACGGGCCCGTTCCCCTCGCGGGAATACCTTACTTCATGTGCCCCTTCGGGAGGGATGCGATAATAACCTCGCTCTTCCTCCTACCGTATTATCCAGAATATGCCGCCGGGACGCTGAAGCTCTTTGGAGGACTCCAGGGAAAGAAAAACGACCCGAGAAGCGAGGAGGAGCCGGGGAAGATTCCCCACGAGTTCCGTCTCGGCGAGCTGGCACAGTCCGGGAGGATTCCCTTCGCCCCGTACTACGGAACCGTCGATGCGACGCCCCTCTACGTGGCTTTAGCCGGCGAGTACCTCCGTTGGACGGGGGATAAAGCGCTTATAGAGGAGATAAGGCCAAATATTACCAGAGCCGTCGAATGGATTTTAAGCAAGCTCAAAAGCGGCTACATAACGTACATCCCCGGAATACTCAGCAACAAGGGGTGGAAGGACTCGAAGGACGCGATAGTCGATGAAAACGGGAGGCCGGCAAAACCGCCAATAGCGCTCGTCGAGGTGCAGGGCTACGCTTACTGGGCCCTCAGGCTCGCTGGGGAGTTTGAATTGACGGATTTCGACTCAAAAACGCTCCTCCGCGAAGCGGAGAGGCTCAGGAAGAGGTTCAACCGCGACTTCTGGGTCGATGGATACTACACCCTGGCCCTTGACGGAGATGACAAACCGCTGAGGGTCGTCTCGTCGAACATGGGGCACCTCCTCATCACCGGGATAGCCGAGCGTGAAAACGAGCTCGCGGAGAGGCTTTTCCAGCAGGACATGCTCTCCAGATACGGGATAAGAACCCTGAGCTCGAAGGAAAGGGCCTACAACCCCTTCAGCTACCACCGCGGAAGTGTTTGGCCCCACGACAACGCCCTCATAGCTCTAGGTCTCGCGAGGGTTGGGAGGGTCGACCTTGCGAAGGAGCTCGTGGACAGAATTTTCGCCGCCGCAAAGCTCATGCCCGAGAAGGAACTGCCGGAGCTCTACAGCGGACTGGACGAGCTTGTGCCCGTTCCAAGGGCCAACTCACCACAGGCGTGGAGCGCGGCGAGCGTCTTCGCCCTCGTTACTGCCTCACTCGGCATGGAAGCAGGGGACGAGCTGACGGTTAAGCCGGCGGAGGGCGTAAACATCCTAGTAAGGGCCGTTGCCTTCAGGGGCAGGAAGTACCTTATACGGGCCAACGGAGGTGTTGAGATTGAACCCGTTTGA